The following coding sequences lie in one Pelobacter seleniigenes DSM 18267 genomic window:
- a CDS encoding DUF4406 domain-containing protein — protein MKRIFVCSPFAGDIARNVKVAEALCRRVMRNGHAPFAPHLLYPTFTDDSVPEQRETGIACGLAYMECCDEVWAFTGNGISSGMRLELDRAGQLGKPIIEIAEV, from the coding sequence ATGAAACGCATCTTTGTCTGCAGCCCGTTCGCGGGTGACATAGCCCGAAACGTGAAGGTCGCCGAGGCTCTTTGCCGACGGGTCATGAGAAACGGTCACGCGCCGTTCGCGCCGCACCTGTTGTATCCAACCTTTACCGATGACAGCGTCCCCGAGCAGCGGGAGACGGGCATCGCCTGCGGTCTGGCCTACATGGAATGTTGCGACGAGGTGTGGGCGTTCACCGGCAACGGCATTTCCAGCGGCATGCGGCTGGAACTCGACCGGGCCGGACAACTGGGCAAGCCGATCATCGAGATCGCCGAGGTGTAA
- a CDS encoding LysM peptidoglycan-binding domain-containing protein, which yields MIGRNSRYARCILYRDSDGTSLGMRQRIDTTPRHDDRLHIVVEGDRLDLLAHRYLGDARLWWIICDYNDLFFPLALEPGLALRIPSREHVQMRLLD from the coding sequence ATGATCGGCCGCAATTCCCGATACGCCCGCTGCATTCTTTACCGGGACAGCGACGGCACATCCCTCGGCATGCGCCAGCGCATCGACACCACCCCCAGACACGACGACCGCCTGCACATCGTGGTCGAGGGCGACCGTCTGGATCTGCTCGCGCACCGCTATCTGGGTGACGCCAGGCTCTGGTGGATCATCTGCGACTACAACGACCTCTTTTTCCCGTTGGCGCTCGAGCCGGGTCTGGCGCTGCGCATTCCCTCCCGCGAACACGTCCAGATGCGCCTGCTCGACTGA
- a CDS encoding phage late control D family protein — MDLDTFKPTFLIQIEGQDLSKDITQEITSFVFTDNEEELDVLELSVTDRNLQFVDDPLFQEGNEIVARFGYVGNLSPRKKAVIKDIDYDFPENGDPTIRIKAYDKGFKLAGKENQKVWQKPAPGILYSEIAEQVAAANGLTPVVTATKGTHLRVTQSNISDAQFLKELAEKARDRDGDGLSGYVFYIQDDELHFHPRELDQTPLLTLEYFTDTKGLLRSFRPSTQSQGAKGAGVETKTVGVDPRKKDVVEHKANNATTPERTALGKQTYLVDGNTGEGSFKEQETGQIVPSFDRSEGFHEEPRQEPAQDSAEGKFREAELRQVEADAATIGIPQLRAKKNVEIKGVGRKFSGIYYCHSVRHSISGAGYLCELKLKKNALGKGAGDKSAESQGKPNDKEAPPTPQNEPPAMVTIDADSGAVTQGGGNG; from the coding sequence ATGGATCTGGATACCTTCAAGCCGACATTTCTGATTCAGATCGAGGGGCAAGACCTCTCGAAGGACATCACCCAGGAGATCACCTCGTTCGTCTTCACCGACAACGAGGAGGAGTTGGATGTCCTCGAACTGTCGGTGACCGACCGCAACCTGCAGTTCGTCGACGATCCGCTGTTCCAGGAAGGCAACGAGATCGTGGCCCGCTTCGGCTACGTGGGGAACCTTTCTCCGCGCAAGAAAGCGGTCATCAAGGACATCGATTACGACTTCCCGGAAAACGGCGATCCGACCATCCGCATCAAAGCCTACGACAAGGGCTTCAAACTCGCGGGCAAGGAGAACCAGAAGGTTTGGCAGAAACCCGCTCCCGGCATCCTCTATTCGGAAATCGCCGAACAAGTCGCCGCCGCCAACGGGCTCACGCCGGTGGTCACGGCCACCAAGGGGACCCATCTCCGCGTCACCCAGAGCAACATCTCGGACGCCCAGTTCCTCAAGGAGCTGGCGGAAAAGGCCCGCGACCGCGATGGCGACGGCTTGAGCGGCTATGTCTTCTACATCCAGGATGACGAACTCCATTTCCATCCCCGCGAGCTCGACCAGACGCCGCTTCTGACCCTCGAATATTTCACCGACACCAAGGGCCTGCTGCGCTCGTTCCGCCCCAGCACCCAATCCCAGGGAGCCAAGGGCGCGGGTGTAGAGACCAAGACGGTCGGCGTCGACCCGCGCAAGAAGGACGTGGTCGAGCACAAGGCCAACAACGCCACCACGCCCGAGCGGACGGCCCTGGGCAAGCAGACCTATCTGGTCGACGGCAACACCGGCGAAGGCAGCTTCAAGGAACAGGAGACGGGGCAGATCGTGCCCAGCTTCGACCGTTCCGAAGGCTTTCACGAAGAGCCGCGCCAGGAGCCCGCCCAGGACAGCGCCGAAGGCAAGTTCCGCGAGGCCGAGCTGCGCCAGGTCGAGGCGGACGCCGCCACCATCGGCATTCCCCAGCTTCGCGCTAAGAAGAACGTCGAGATCAAGGGCGTGGGACGGAAGTTTTCCGGCATCTACTACTGCCACTCGGTGCGCCACAGCATCAGCGGCGCAGGCTATCTCTGCGAACTCAAACTCAAGAAGAACGCCCTCGGCAAGGGAGCGGGCGACAAGTCCGCCGAGTCCCAGGGCAAACCCAACGACAAGGAGGCCCCGCCTACGCCGCAAAACGAGCCGCCAGCCATGGTGACCATCGACGCGGATTCCGGCGCGGTCACACAAGGAGGCGGCAATGGGTGA
- a CDS encoding YcbK family protein, with translation MGDLSKNFNRSEFACKGKNCCGHSAAVHPDLVDALQTLRDRIGKPLSITSGFRCNRHNKAVGGAEQSFHTLGMAADVSCPAGVSPEELAVIAEEIPLFREGGIGVYASWVHLDVRQSGKARWRS, from the coding sequence ATGGGTGATCTCAGCAAGAATTTCAACCGTTCGGAATTCGCCTGCAAGGGCAAAAACTGCTGCGGCCATTCGGCTGCGGTCCATCCCGACCTGGTCGACGCCCTGCAGACGCTGCGCGACCGCATCGGCAAACCGCTGTCCATCACCAGCGGCTTTCGCTGCAACCGGCACAACAAGGCGGTAGGCGGCGCGGAGCAGAGTTTTCACACGCTGGGCATGGCGGCGGACGTGAGCTGTCCCGCTGGCGTTTCGCCTGAAGAACTGGCGGTCATCGCCGAGGAGATCCCTCTCTTCCGCGAGGGCGGCATCGGGGTCTACGCCTCCTGGGTCCATCTCGATGTGCGCCAGTCGGGCAAGGCGAGGTGGCGGTCATGA
- a CDS encoding DUF1353 domain-containing protein gives MSAETKTLFSGTALGLSGPLRVEILPNGMTARLTQPFRVRTGAGRIIEVPAGFETDFASVPRLFWRVVPPWGRYSPAAVVHDYLYHTGKVSRLGADRLFLELMAALGVPLWKRQIMYWAVRLGGWLAWDASRKREAEHA, from the coding sequence ATGAGCGCCGAAACCAAGACCCTGTTTTCCGGCACCGCGCTGGGTCTCTCCGGACCGCTTCGGGTGGAAATTCTGCCCAATGGAATGACCGCGAGGCTGACCCAGCCGTTCCGTGTCCGCACCGGCGCTGGCCGCATCATCGAAGTGCCCGCCGGGTTCGAGACCGACTTCGCCTCGGTGCCGCGCCTGTTCTGGCGCGTGGTGCCGCCTTGGGGACGATATTCCCCGGCGGCCGTCGTTCACGACTACCTCTACCACACCGGCAAGGTCTCGCGGCTTGGGGCCGACCGCCTCTTTCTCGAACTGATGGCGGCCCTGGGCGTGCCCCTGTGGAAACGCCAGATCATGTATTGGGCGGTTCGCCTGGGCGGTTGGCTGGCCTGGGACGCCAGTCGAAAACGGGAGGCGGAGCATGCTTGA
- a CDS encoding phage baseplate assembly protein V codes for MLETRDRQSEERYRNRWYGKYRAFVRDNNDPERLGRVRLEIPAVLGSGRENWSEWAAPCFPYGGNDDTGMFLVPEEGASVWAEFEGGVVQYPIWTGVWLAKSNPGEQPEESKRTCANAFCHDCEDKVEHQANRHDDLEHKKYHGHPPYYCPRLKVLLKTETGHTILADDRDGDELLRIIDRAGQILTMEGKVKPEMQSGNALRRGTKDAEKGDQLDIASQIVGSRARIQLTDLCRQQVILEAWQDKEKVHILSCDKGRSRWQKILIDTTKGREKVHIWGLNGTQEILVDSTAAAEQIRLTDKAGQVVRMNAAPGQESISATDKSGSLVFMDGVAGNIIIRSTNTVLINT; via the coding sequence ATGCTTGAAACCCGCGACCGTCAATCCGAGGAGCGCTACCGCAACCGCTGGTATGGCAAGTACCGGGCCTTCGTGCGCGACAACAACGATCCCGAACGCCTTGGCCGGGTCCGCCTGGAAATCCCCGCCGTGCTCGGTAGCGGGCGGGAGAACTGGTCCGAATGGGCCGCGCCCTGTTTCCCCTACGGCGGCAACGACGACACCGGCATGTTCCTGGTCCCCGAGGAAGGTGCCTCGGTCTGGGCAGAGTTCGAGGGCGGCGTCGTCCAGTATCCGATCTGGACCGGGGTCTGGCTGGCCAAGAGCAATCCCGGCGAACAGCCCGAGGAATCCAAGCGCACCTGCGCGAATGCCTTCTGTCATGACTGCGAGGACAAGGTCGAGCATCAGGCCAACCGGCACGACGATCTCGAACACAAGAAGTACCACGGCCATCCGCCGTATTACTGTCCACGCCTGAAGGTCCTGCTCAAGACCGAAACCGGCCACACCATCCTGGCCGATGACCGCGACGGCGACGAGCTGCTGCGGATCATCGACCGCGCCGGACAGATCCTCACCATGGAAGGGAAGGTGAAGCCGGAGATGCAGAGCGGCAACGCCCTGCGGCGCGGCACGAAGGACGCCGAGAAAGGTGACCAGCTCGACATCGCCTCGCAGATCGTCGGCTCCCGCGCCCGCATCCAGCTCACCGACCTCTGCCGCCAGCAGGTGATCCTCGAAGCCTGGCAGGACAAGGAGAAGGTCCACATCCTCTCGTGCGACAAGGGCCGCTCCCGCTGGCAGAAGATCCTCATCGATACCACCAAGGGTCGGGAGAAGGTTCACATCTGGGGACTCAACGGTACTCAGGAAATCCTCGTCGATTCCACCGCCGCCGCCGAACAGATCCGCCTCACCGACAAGGCCGGTCAGGTGGTGCGCATGAACGCAGCGCCCGGCCAGGAGAGCATCAGCGCCACCGACAAGTCCGGCAGCCTCGTGTTTATGGATGGGGTGGCCGGAAACATCATCATTCGCTCGACGAACACTGTCTTGATCAACACCTGA